From a single Chitinophaga sp. Cy-1792 genomic region:
- a CDS encoding M12 family metallopeptidase, with translation MYSKKICTKYIGAYLFSVLLAIFTFSCKKESVPNKPMEPSAVSNKYNVELAYPGMVGESVGIKLGNDSCYLRKIGDKYIWMGDIVLDSKQKDSLIARYENVSNARTFQTDLFTLWPNAEVFYVVDPSFNTMQQQQISTAISHWASLTALKFTPRTTQANYVRFVLGAVNSGLYSTSIGMNGGQQIINLEAGFGTGNVIHEIGHNIGFFHEQCRTDRDKFIKVYTSNIIPQTAEALYQFKIYTEIGKRGYQLGSFDFGSIMLYSSTDFSTSAAPAMTKLDGSQFTGQRDGLSSGDIETANYMYKPVYAYFTKDINFISDPSDMWNDIREEDYQIKFFSDANYTQPVSLTNRVVINYTFYRTEFRQRVPTTTSKTYSITLEPGSNTYNVVSTSWHLSYDGSMNPIDGSYSEEASLQPGIGYR, from the coding sequence ATGTATTCCAAAAAAATATGTACAAAGTACATAGGAGCCTATTTGTTTTCTGTATTGCTTGCAATCTTTACATTTTCCTGTAAAAAAGAATCAGTTCCGAACAAACCTATGGAACCTTCAGCTGTTTCAAATAAGTATAATGTTGAATTGGCTTATCCTGGTATGGTAGGTGAATCTGTCGGTATAAAGTTGGGAAATGATAGTTGTTACCTGCGAAAGATAGGTGACAAATATATCTGGATGGGAGATATTGTGCTGGATAGCAAGCAAAAAGATTCATTGATCGCACGATATGAAAACGTTTCAAATGCAAGAACGTTTCAGACTGATCTATTCACGCTATGGCCCAATGCGGAAGTTTTTTATGTCGTTGATCCGAGTTTCAATACAATGCAGCAACAACAGATCAGTACTGCAATTAGTCATTGGGCATCCCTGACAGCACTTAAATTTACCCCCAGAACCACACAGGCCAATTATGTGAGATTTGTATTAGGAGCAGTTAATTCCGGATTATATTCTACCAGTATAGGGATGAATGGAGGACAACAGATTATTAATCTTGAAGCGGGTTTTGGTACCGGTAACGTTATTCACGAAATTGGTCATAATATCGGGTTTTTCCATGAACAATGTCGTACAGACAGGGATAAATTCATCAAAGTATATACTAGCAATATAATACCCCAGACTGCCGAAGCACTCTATCAATTTAAAATTTATACAGAAATAGGAAAAAGAGGATATCAGCTTGGTAGTTTTGATTTTGGGTCAATAATGTTGTATTCTTCCACCGATTTCTCAACCTCAGCAGCCCCTGCGATGACAAAACTGGATGGGTCTCAGTTTACTGGCCAGCGGGACGGTTTGTCAAGCGGTGATATCGAAACCGCCAATTACATGTATAAACCGGTCTACGCCTATTTTACCAAAGACATCAACTTTATATCTGATCCATCAGATATGTGGAACGATATCCGTGAAGAGGATTATCAGATTAAATTCTTCTCCGATGCAAATTATACGCAGCCTGTTTCTTTAACTAACAGAGTAGTGATTAATTATACGTTTTACAGAACAGAGTTCAGGCAACGTGTGCCGACGACTACTTCCAAGACATACTCCATCACACTCGAGCCTGGAAGTAATACATACAACGTTGTTTCTACTTCCTGGCATTTAAGTTATGATGGCAGTATGAACCCTATTGATGGTTCTTATAGTGAGGAGGCTTCGCTACAACCAGGAATAGGATACAGATAA
- a CDS encoding hybrid sensor histidine kinase/response regulator transcription factor: protein MMPKSTFLLLLLLACLRMNGQELLFNHLTSEEGLDPGAVLCIARDNNGFMWFGTQNGLDRYDTRRFMHYKSPLSKYIDVPENYFTHLLADSRHQLWVGTRNGLNKYNPVTDQLDLVTLTDKPGKNNLSISCIYEDRQGNLWIWSSEGLFKQTNGQSGSFQLVPVPDSVAGLAENNNLRTIYQDYTGAYWIGSSLGLTRMTFNKGQAVFRSYRHSSQNKESLSDNYVTVIIGDNENRLWIGTQQGGLNYFDPLKQSFRRYESGGGNGLINNNIRDITIDSLGRLWIGTQGGISIFSPGEERFLNYHSDPEQVQSLSHNSVYSIFLDHHGTAWIGTYWGGVNSVAVNNTPFHIYRTGSYPQGINNNVVSAIAEDAVHNLWVGTEGGGLNYLNSATQQATVFRHNAADSNSLGSDLVKMIYKDTDGNFWVGTHGGGLNVFNPATKNFTRFFYKDNDPVVRSSEVLSMLESRDGICWIGMQTGLLAFKRTGRTLSKLPDNHLTGIVGKNSIKAMLQASNGDIWVGTSVALFLLPHGTQNVLRFTVKDSLPRNNINCIQEDAAGNIWIGCAFGGLARYMPNGSNKKFEVYTKESGLPDDNITAIRAAGHNNLWISTGNGLCKLDAGRMVFKNYNKSDGLAGNIFNINSSCITSDGRLMFGGYNGITFFHPEEIKENLYAPKTFLTGLKLFDQTIAVNTPDKLLRKEISQTEHIRFTAQQNVFTLEFATLNYVQSDKNVYAYTLDGFDKEWNYSTTPSATYMNLPAGEYDFLAKGSNNDGIWGPPVRLHITVLPPIWKTWLAYILYTLLLIAIGFFVIRFFVLRSLIRKDKELTRLKLDFFTNISHEMRSRLSLIIGPAEKLLLINKEDYENTRQLQIIRKNSESLLHLITELMDFRKAESGNLALQVTEQDIVACVREIFYTFEDRALSMNIQHEFVCPSPVVIPFDREQLEKVFYNLFYNAYKFTPSGGSISATITDQKDVVVVSIQDTGRGVSPENLPKLFTNYFQEDDQGSDNKGYGIGLALAKSIIELHGGTISVNSTRTEKGNTTVFTVTLRKGYRPVDQVVKQQAFVETIDKISFPMPGVASLEPATDMVAGALPVGEKKYTVLLIEDNAEILQFNREVLEKSYNVITSSNGNDGWEVAVDTIPDIIVSDVMMPGMDGYTLCNRLKTDERTDHIPVILLTAMSTSAQQLSGLQKGADVYLTKPYSIHMLVLHISNLLSLREKIHARLAKQLVSDTGVVVPAFEEAPDVIQDPFLMKVIEIIEENMEEPGFGVDIISRKLAMSRPVLYKKLNMLTGVTVNDFIKAIRMKKAVSYLGEGIYNISEVAYKVGYSDPKYFSKEFKKHFGKSPREWKKGE from the coding sequence ATGATGCCAAAATCTACTTTCCTGTTACTGCTATTACTGGCATGCCTGCGCATGAATGGCCAGGAATTGCTGTTTAATCACCTCACTTCTGAAGAAGGGCTCGACCCTGGCGCTGTGCTTTGCATCGCCCGGGACAATAACGGGTTTATGTGGTTCGGTACACAAAACGGCCTTGACCGCTACGATACCCGGCGTTTTATGCATTATAAAAGTCCGCTGAGTAAATACATCGATGTTCCGGAAAACTATTTTACTCACCTGCTGGCAGATTCCCGCCATCAATTATGGGTAGGCACCCGTAACGGCCTGAATAAATATAACCCCGTCACCGACCAGCTCGACCTGGTAACGCTCACGGATAAACCGGGAAAGAATAACTTAAGTATCTCCTGTATATATGAAGACCGGCAGGGAAATCTCTGGATATGGTCGTCTGAAGGGTTGTTTAAACAAACAAACGGTCAGTCTGGCAGCTTTCAGCTGGTGCCGGTGCCTGATTCGGTGGCCGGCCTCGCAGAAAACAATAACCTCCGCACCATCTACCAGGACTATACCGGCGCCTACTGGATCGGGTCTTCCCTGGGCCTCACCCGCATGACATTTAACAAAGGGCAGGCAGTTTTCCGCTCTTACCGGCATAGCAGCCAGAATAAGGAAAGCCTGAGTGATAATTATGTCACCGTTATCATTGGTGACAATGAAAACCGGTTGTGGATAGGTACCCAGCAGGGCGGACTGAATTATTTCGATCCGCTGAAGCAGTCTTTCAGGCGGTATGAATCTGGTGGAGGGAATGGTCTTATTAATAATAATATAAGAGATATTACCATAGATTCCCTGGGCCGGCTATGGATCGGAACGCAGGGCGGCATCAGTATCTTCAGCCCGGGGGAGGAGCGTTTTCTCAATTACCATTCCGACCCTGAACAGGTGCAGTCGCTCAGTCATAACTCCGTGTACAGCATCTTCCTGGACCATCATGGTACTGCCTGGATTGGCACCTACTGGGGCGGCGTTAACAGTGTAGCGGTCAACAATACCCCTTTTCATATATACAGGACCGGTAGTTATCCGCAGGGTATCAATAATAATGTAGTCAGCGCCATTGCGGAAGATGCCGTACATAACCTATGGGTAGGCACAGAAGGCGGCGGACTGAATTACCTCAACAGTGCCACGCAGCAGGCAACTGTTTTCAGGCATAACGCTGCCGATAGCAACTCGCTGGGTTCTGATCTTGTAAAGATGATTTATAAAGATACCGATGGTAATTTCTGGGTAGGCACCCATGGTGGAGGTTTAAATGTATTTAATCCAGCCACAAAAAATTTTACCAGATTTTTTTATAAAGATAATGACCCGGTAGTGCGTAGTTCGGAAGTGCTGTCTATGCTGGAAAGCAGGGACGGCATCTGCTGGATTGGTATGCAGACAGGTTTGCTCGCATTTAAAAGAACCGGACGCACCTTGAGTAAACTCCCCGACAATCATCTTACCGGAATAGTGGGCAAAAACTCCATAAAAGCCATGCTGCAGGCCAGCAACGGTGATATCTGGGTAGGTACCTCTGTGGCACTTTTTCTGCTGCCGCATGGCACACAAAACGTATTAAGATTTACCGTAAAAGATAGTCTGCCAAGGAATAATATTAATTGTATCCAGGAAGATGCCGCTGGTAATATCTGGATCGGCTGTGCTTTTGGCGGACTCGCACGATATATGCCCAACGGCAGCAACAAAAAGTTTGAAGTCTACACAAAAGAAAGCGGCCTTCCCGATGATAATATAACCGCCATTCGTGCAGCCGGACACAATAATCTGTGGATCAGTACCGGCAACGGTTTATGCAAGCTGGATGCAGGCCGCATGGTTTTTAAAAACTATAATAAGAGCGACGGACTGGCGGGCAATATATTCAACATCAACTCCAGTTGCATTACCAGCGATGGCAGGCTGATGTTTGGTGGCTATAATGGTATCACTTTCTTTCATCCGGAAGAAATAAAGGAAAATCTGTATGCACCAAAGACTTTCCTGACCGGACTTAAATTATTCGATCAGACAATTGCCGTAAATACGCCGGATAAGCTGCTACGTAAGGAAATCAGTCAGACGGAACATATACGTTTCACTGCGCAGCAAAATGTATTCACCCTCGAATTTGCGACACTGAATTATGTGCAGTCCGATAAAAATGTATATGCGTATACGTTAGATGGGTTCGACAAGGAATGGAACTATTCCACCACACCGTCTGCAACCTACATGAACCTGCCGGCGGGAGAATATGATTTTCTGGCGAAAGGTTCCAATAATGACGGTATATGGGGGCCGCCTGTGCGGCTGCATATCACTGTGTTGCCACCTATCTGGAAAACCTGGCTGGCTTATATCCTGTATACGCTGCTGCTGATAGCCATTGGCTTTTTTGTGATTCGCTTTTTTGTTTTGCGTTCCCTGATAAGAAAGGATAAGGAGCTGACCCGCCTGAAACTGGACTTCTTCACCAATATATCGCATGAAATGCGTTCCAGGTTATCGTTGATCATTGGTCCTGCTGAAAAATTATTGCTGATAAACAAAGAAGATTATGAAAATACGCGTCAGTTGCAGATCATACGCAAGAACTCAGAAAGCCTGCTGCACCTTATTACAGAGCTGATGGACTTCAGGAAGGCGGAATCCGGCAACCTGGCATTGCAGGTAACGGAACAGGATATTGTGGCCTGTGTGCGGGAGATCTTCTATACTTTTGAAGACAGGGCTTTGTCGATGAATATACAACATGAATTCGTATGTCCGTCGCCGGTAGTCATTCCTTTTGACAGGGAACAGCTGGAGAAGGTATTTTACAACCTGTTTTACAATGCCTATAAATTTACGCCTTCCGGTGGCAGTATTTCCGCCACCATAACGGATCAGAAAGATGTGGTAGTTGTGTCTATACAGGATACAGGTCGTGGGGTATCTCCTGAAAATCTACCTAAATTATTTACCAATTATTTCCAGGAAGATGATCAGGGAAGTGATAATAAAGGCTATGGCATTGGGCTGGCGCTGGCGAAAAGCATTATTGAATTGCATGGAGGTACTATTTCGGTAAACAGCACCCGCACGGAGAAAGGTAATACGACCGTATTTACCGTTACTTTGCGGAAGGGGTACCGACCTGTTGATCAGGTGGTGAAGCAGCAGGCATTTGTTGAAACCATCGATAAAATAAGTTTTCCGATGCCAGGCGTGGCGTCGCTGGAACCAGCCACAGATATGGTTGCTGGAGCTTTGCCGGTAGGAGAGAAGAAATATACCGTGTTACTGATTGAAGATAATGCAGAGATACTCCAGTTCAACAGGGAGGTGCTGGAGAAAAGTTACAATGTGATCACCAGCAGCAATGGCAATGATGGGTGGGAAGTAGCGGTAGATACAATTCCGGATATAATAGTCAGTGATGTAATGATGCCGGGTATGGACGGTTATACCTTGTGTAACAGGCTTAAAACGGACGAAAGAACAGATCATATTCCGGTGATATTGTTAACGGCGATGTCTACTTCTGCGCAGCAGTTAAGCGGTTTGCAGAAGGGAGCAGATGTATATCTGACCAAACCTTACAGCATACATATGCTGGTATTACATATCAGCAATCTGTTAAGTTTACGGGAGAAGATTCATGCGCGGCTGGCAAAGCAGCTGGTATCGGATACGGGAGTGGTGGTACCTGCGTTTGAAGAGGCGCCGGATGTAATCCAGGACCCGTTTCTCATGAAAGTCATAGAGATCATCGAAGAGAATATGGAGGAGCCGGGGTTTGGTGTAGATATTATTTCGCGTAAGCTGGCGATGAGCCGGCCGGTATTATATAAGAAGCTGAATATGCTCACGGGCGTTACTGTCAACGATTTCATCAAGGCCATACGTATGAAGAAGGCAGTCAGTTATTTGGGTGAAGGAATTTATAATATCAGTGAGGTTGCGTATAAGGTGGGGTATAGTGATCCGAAGTATTTCAGCAAGGAGTTTAAGAAACATTTTGGGAAGTCGCCACGGGAGTGGAAGAAGGGGGAGTGA
- a CDS encoding helix-turn-helix domain-containing protein: MKYTQIQPVKKLQPYIRYFGLLESEGSCKQTTTFKIIADANPGLIFQEKSNSFSDINNEKLPQLYLHGLTSSNSQKTVTGDYCNLVVCLQTNAIKSIFGMDADELTDSYVQLNDIVKNNLALQLLEEKRLNKRITIISDFLSRLILKNKYRENAQASYAVTNLNINNDDGLHRIQSELNMTERTLQRMFKTNIGIPPKLYFRICRFQAALDHVRSQEFTSLTQIAHQHSYADQAHFIRDFRMFTGTTPKQFLQQANEQVLNFPEWVS; the protein is encoded by the coding sequence ATGAAGTATACACAAATACAGCCTGTTAAGAAGTTGCAGCCATACATACGGTATTTTGGTTTGCTGGAAAGTGAAGGTTCCTGTAAACAGACAACAACCTTTAAGATAATTGCAGATGCCAATCCTGGCCTTATATTCCAGGAAAAATCCAACAGTTTCAGCGATATTAATAACGAAAAGTTACCACAACTCTATCTGCATGGCCTGACAAGTTCTAACTCACAAAAAACAGTCACCGGGGATTATTGTAACCTGGTCGTATGTTTACAGACCAACGCCATAAAATCAATTTTCGGGATGGATGCGGATGAATTAACAGATAGCTATGTTCAATTAAATGATATAGTTAAAAATAATTTAGCGTTACAATTGCTGGAGGAGAAACGTTTAAACAAAAGAATTACTATTATCTCCGATTTCCTCTCCCGATTGATTTTAAAAAATAAGTACCGTGAGAATGCACAAGCATCCTATGCAGTAACAAATTTGAATATCAACAACGACGATGGCTTACATAGAATTCAGTCAGAGCTGAACATGACAGAACGCACGCTGCAACGGATGTTTAAAACGAATATAGGTATACCTCCCAAACTATATTTCCGCATTTGCCGTTTCCAGGCTGCGTTGGATCATGTTCGTAGTCAGGAATTTACATCTCTTACCCAAATAGCCCATCAGCATTCCTATGCGGATCAGGCACATTTTATCCGGGATTTTAGAATGTTTACCGGCACTACACCAAAACAGTTTTTGCAACAGGCAAATGAACAGGTACTAAACTTCCCGGAATGGGTGTCTTAA
- a CDS encoding carboxypeptidase-like regulatory domain-containing protein has translation MKKLIITFIVSIVSAYSLYAQHKTIKGRVIDKDFQPVPSVSIRINDESEAGKTDLNGFFQIEIPDSVNKLIFRFVGMEPTNIVLADNCDEAEVIMLLSGHYDFMTLKKVDKLRMKRFKKLPESHKEAFAKGIFKTDKACFTQTFIPYYMGKQN, from the coding sequence ATGAAGAAATTAATTATCACTTTTATCGTAAGCATTGTTTCTGCTTATAGTCTCTATGCGCAGCATAAAACAATCAAAGGCCGGGTGATTGATAAAGATTTTCAGCCTGTGCCATCTGTATCAATCAGGATTAATGATGAATCTGAAGCTGGCAAAACAGATTTAAATGGTTTTTTCCAGATAGAAATACCTGATTCCGTGAATAAACTAATTTTTAGGTTTGTTGGAATGGAACCAACAAACATTGTGCTTGCAGATAATTGTGATGAAGCAGAGGTTATAATGCTATTAAGCGGTCATTATGATTTTATGACACTCAAAAAGGTAGACAAACTTCGAATGAAAAGATTTAAGAAGCTACCGGAATCACATAAAGAAGCATTTGCGAAAGGTATATTCAAAACAGATAAAGCTTGTTTTACGCAAACGTTTATTCCTTACTATATGGGGAAACAAAATTAA
- a CDS encoding TonB-dependent receptor, with product MSQRLLLFILLLFPLGMWAQTKKITGTVKDDTGVPIPGISVQVKGKTTGAMTNASGYFEIDAQPAETLTFSAINYNRQEIPLNNVSLPLIITMASRVNTINDVVVVGYGTQKKRDLTGSISSVSTRDFKEQPVVNVQQILQGRAAGVQVVSNAGAPGGEVSVRIRGNNSIKGDNNPLYVIDGYVGADPSTVNPNDIETMDILKDASSTAIYGSRGANGVIVITTKRGKAGKTSIDFMSQFSSAQVLKKLDLLNAADFATTANANAAANGTTPIYTDAQIANFKSNGGTNWQDQIFRTAPAQEYQLSISGGNDKTRFYTSGNFLNQQGIIINSSLKRYALRAAVTSQLYKKLQLHVNAYAVRNETMNTGITGRDAPITQAIAWAPTVPVRDSNGAYTLNDPVGSISFNPVALATDQRRVTYNSTFATIAGLKYEFVPGLTFDMTGAVNYGNVQTMNYTGASISSARTANAGRGSTENIGIQSTNNLTYSHLFNNAHQLTVTGVMEYQYFTANGFNANGNSLTYPGMEYYNLALAQTYGVGTNYTDYKLLSYLGRVNYDYKGRYYFTAGVRRDGSSKFQNGNQYSTFPSVGAAWKLSEMDFMKSVHFLNNLKIRTGYGVTGNQAINPYQTLTTYTNVSTTIIPGSVTPGIVLGNPGNPGLKWETTRQWDLGIDADMFDNRLSLTADYYNKNTSNLLLSVPIPNYMGGGSVLSNVGKVNNRGIELAVSGDIIRNGSVTWNSAFNISFLRNRVVSLYSDKSIPSGTNIGSGLSPQPEFMIIPGQPLGTYWGLTYQGTWKPDEAAAAAAYGNVPGDSKYLDLDGNKIIDGSDYHIIGHGLPKYSWGFNNTINWKGFTLNIFVQSLGGYDKLDYTYAAGITANSDMRQATIADIKNRYIPKQNETSDIPAFSKTNKNYTVTTRFLEDGTFIRFKNISLSYELPPSMVKQARITVYLRAANFITITKYKGFDPETNSVATGAGSDVNQSIDYGSYPNAKTITAGVKIGL from the coding sequence ATGTCTCAACGACTATTGCTATTTATTCTCCTGCTATTTCCACTGGGCATGTGGGCACAAACCAAAAAGATTACCGGAACGGTAAAGGATGATACAGGCGTTCCTATACCTGGTATCAGTGTGCAGGTCAAGGGAAAAACAACCGGCGCCATGACCAACGCATCAGGATATTTCGAAATAGATGCCCAGCCGGCAGAAACACTTACTTTCTCTGCTATTAATTATAACAGACAGGAAATTCCGCTGAATAATGTCAGTCTGCCCCTGATCATTACCATGGCTTCCCGGGTTAACACCATCAATGATGTGGTGGTAGTCGGTTATGGCACCCAGAAAAAGCGCGACCTCACCGGGTCGATATCTTCTGTATCTACCCGCGACTTTAAGGAGCAGCCTGTGGTGAATGTGCAGCAGATCCTGCAGGGCCGTGCTGCCGGCGTTCAGGTGGTATCTAATGCCGGCGCTCCCGGCGGCGAGGTTTCCGTGAGGATCAGGGGGAATAACTCCATTAAAGGTGACAACAACCCGTTATATGTCATCGATGGTTATGTAGGCGCCGACCCGTCTACCGTAAACCCTAATGACATCGAAACGATGGACATCCTCAAAGACGCCTCTTCTACCGCAATCTATGGTAGTCGTGGCGCCAACGGTGTCATCGTGATTACCACTAAAAGGGGAAAAGCCGGTAAAACCAGCATCGACTTCATGAGCCAGTTTTCCAGCGCCCAGGTGCTGAAGAAGCTCGACCTGCTCAATGCAGCTGATTTTGCCACCACTGCAAACGCCAACGCCGCTGCCAACGGTACTACCCCTATCTATACCGACGCCCAGATCGCCAATTTTAAATCCAACGGCGGCACCAACTGGCAGGACCAGATATTCAGAACAGCACCTGCACAGGAATATCAGCTGAGTATCTCCGGAGGAAACGATAAAACACGCTTCTATACCAGCGGTAATTTCCTCAATCAACAGGGTATCATCATTAATTCTTCTTTAAAAAGATATGCATTAAGGGCAGCCGTAACATCTCAACTATATAAAAAATTACAGCTACATGTAAATGCCTATGCTGTCAGAAATGAAACCATGAATACCGGTATTACAGGTAGAGATGCTCCCATTACACAGGCCATCGCCTGGGCGCCCACTGTGCCGGTAAGAGATTCCAACGGCGCCTATACGCTCAACGACCCGGTAGGTTCCATTTCCTTCAACCCGGTAGCACTGGCTACTGACCAGCGCAGGGTTACCTATAATTCTACCTTCGCTACCATCGCCGGACTCAAATACGAATTCGTGCCCGGCCTTACCTTTGATATGACCGGCGCCGTTAACTACGGCAACGTACAAACGATGAATTATACCGGTGCTTCCATTTCTTCCGCAAGAACCGCCAATGCTGGCCGTGGCTCTACGGAAAACATCGGTATACAAAGCACCAACAACCTGACCTACAGCCACCTTTTTAATAATGCCCACCAGCTGACAGTTACCGGCGTAATGGAATATCAGTACTTCACTGCAAATGGATTCAATGCCAATGGCAACAGTCTGACCTACCCGGGTATGGAATACTACAACCTCGCCCTGGCGCAGACCTATGGCGTAGGTACTAACTATACTGATTACAAGCTGCTGTCGTACCTGGGAAGGGTCAACTATGATTACAAAGGCCGTTACTATTTCACCGCAGGTGTACGTCGTGATGGTTCTTCCAAATTCCAGAACGGCAACCAGTACAGCACTTTCCCTTCTGTGGGCGCCGCATGGAAGCTGTCAGAAATGGATTTCATGAAAAGTGTTCACTTCCTCAATAACTTAAAAATCAGAACAGGGTACGGTGTAACCGGTAACCAGGCCATCAACCCTTACCAGACACTCACTACCTATACCAATGTATCTACCACTATCATACCGGGAAGTGTAACACCAGGCATCGTTTTGGGCAACCCGGGCAATCCCGGCCTGAAATGGGAAACCACCCGCCAGTGGGACCTTGGCATAGATGCAGATATGTTTGACAATCGCCTTTCCCTTACCGCCGACTATTATAACAAGAATACCAGCAACCTGCTGCTGTCCGTACCTATCCCTAACTATATGGGTGGCGGCAGTGTGTTGTCCAACGTTGGAAAGGTGAATAACAGGGGTATAGAGCTGGCCGTTTCCGGCGATATCATCCGTAACGGCAGTGTAACCTGGAACAGTGCGTTTAATATCTCTTTCCTCCGCAACAGAGTAGTGTCGTTATATTCCGATAAGAGCATTCCTTCCGGCACCAATATAGGCTCCGGATTATCGCCACAGCCGGAGTTCATGATTATTCCGGGTCAGCCACTGGGCACCTACTGGGGACTCACGTATCAGGGCACCTGGAAACCTGACGAAGCCGCCGCCGCTGCTGCCTATGGCAACGTACCGGGAGATTCGAAATACCTGGACCTCGACGGCAACAAAATCATCGATGGCAGTGATTACCATATCATCGGACATGGCCTGCCTAAATATTCCTGGGGCTTCAACAATACCATCAACTGGAAAGGATTTACGCTGAACATTTTTGTGCAGTCGTTAGGTGGCTACGATAAACTGGACTACACCTATGCTGCCGGCATTACTGCTAACTCAGATATGCGCCAGGCAACCATTGCAGACATCAAAAACAGGTATATCCCTAAGCAGAACGAGACTTCCGACATTCCGGCCTTCAGCAAAACCAACAAGAACTACACCGTTACTACCCGCTTCCTGGAAGATGGCACCTTTATCCGTTTCAAGAATATCAGTCTGAGCTACGAGCTGCCACCGTCTATGGTTAAACAGGCCAGAATTACCGTGTACCTGCGTGCAGCCAACTTCATCACGATCACCAAATACAAGGGCTTCGATCCTGAAACCAACAGTGTGGCTACCGGCGCAGGAAGTGACGTCAACCAGAGTATTGACTATGGCTCTTATCCAAATGCCAAAACTATTACTGCAGGCGTAAAAATCGGATTATAA
- a CDS encoding NmrA family NAD(P)-binding protein, giving the protein MENNKITVFGASGNIGSLLIHLLSKAQIETIAVTRDFKNATDLPFVQWVQADISHKESLYATMENSKAAFLLSGNSPTVVEDQINVIDVAKELAIKHIVKLSSGAADPSSTLYIPRIHGQIEHYLITSGIHYTMLRPNGIMQNWLGEIANAVREERKFNEATGDGKRAHVDRRDIADVAFACLAGPETHFDKTYLLTSDKAVNYYDVAIAISNAINEKVTYCPISPEQAKQDMEEKNMPAALIETFLAYDRAQRNGETEIVTNCVSTILGRPARTLTDFATAYATCFK; this is encoded by the coding sequence ATGGAAAACAACAAAATCACCGTTTTCGGTGCATCCGGCAATATCGGTTCATTACTGATTCACCTGTTATCTAAAGCTCAAATTGAAACAATCGCCGTAACCAGGGACTTCAAAAACGCTACAGACCTGCCTTTTGTACAATGGGTACAGGCAGACATCTCCCATAAAGAAAGTTTGTATGCCACCATGGAAAACAGCAAGGCTGCTTTTTTATTGTCCGGAAACAGTCCCACTGTTGTCGAAGATCAAATAAATGTGATTGATGTGGCAAAGGAACTGGCAATTAAACATATCGTAAAGCTTTCCTCAGGAGCGGCTGACCCCAGTTCCACACTTTATATACCCCGTATTCACGGACAGATAGAGCATTATTTGATAACATCAGGCATTCATTATACGATGCTACGCCCCAACGGAATTATGCAGAATTGGTTAGGTGAAATAGCCAATGCGGTACGTGAGGAACGGAAATTTAATGAAGCTACCGGTGATGGGAAGAGAGCACATGTAGACAGAAGAGATATTGCAGACGTAGCTTTTGCATGTCTGGCCGGGCCTGAAACCCACTTTGACAAAACATATCTGCTTACCAGTGACAAGGCAGTAAATTATTATGATGTTGCGATCGCCATCAGTAATGCTATCAATGAAAAAGTAACTTACTGTCCTATCTCTCCCGAACAGGCAAAACAAGATATGGAAGAGAAGAACATGCCGGCAGCACTCATCGAAACTTTCCTGGCTTATGACCGTGCGCAGCGCAATGGAGAAACTGAAATCGTTACCAATTGTGTAAGTACAATACTTGGCCGTCCGGCACGGACTTTAACGGATTTCGCAACAGCATATGCAACTTGCTTCAAATAA